Proteins co-encoded in one Podospora pseudoanserina strain CBS 124.78 chromosome 7 map unlocalized CBS124.78p_7, whole genome shotgun sequence genomic window:
- a CDS encoding uncharacterized protein (COG:G; EggNog:ENOG503NUZJ), whose amino-acid sequence MNLASTLTDGFAERSNLDQDTINLGSQLLFLDTVVLEIPSNMILQKLGPRKWIFSQILFFGLVGTLQILITNRADYLASRLCLGLAESGYIPRSIYTISTWYTSRKRTRRVAVFFIGMFGGNALSPLLASGILKLSGRHGLRDWQWLFLLEGLFTFLCERIVLFLVAWITWGDEAVGWEGSGGI is encoded by the exons ATGAACCTCGCCAGCACCCTCACCGACGGTTTCGCCGAGCGCTCCAACCTCGACCAggacaccatcaacctcgggAGCCAGCTCCTATTCCTGGACACTGTCGTGTTGGAAATCCCAAGTAACATGATACTCCAAAAG CTCGGCCCCAGAAAGTGGATCTTCTCCCAaatcctcttcttcggcctAGTTGGAACCCTGcaaatcctcatcaccaaccgaGCGGACTATCTTGCCTCTAGGCTATGTCTGGGTCTTGCCGAGTCGGGATATATCCCGAGAAGTATCTACACCATCTCTACTTGGTACACCTCCCGCAAACGCACACGTCGAGTAGCCGTCTTTTTTATTGGCATGTTTGGCGGGAATGCTCTCTCCCCTCTATTGGCGTCTGGGATTTTGAAGCTGAGTGGTCGTCATGGGTTGAGAGATTGGCAGTGGCTTTTCTTGCTGGAGGGGCTGTTTACGTTTTTGTGTGAGAGGattgttctttttcttgttgccTGGATCACCTGGGGAGACGAAGCtgttggttgggaggggtCTGGTGGTATTTAG
- a CDS encoding uncharacterized protein (COG:O; EggNog:ENOG502XAUQ): MSRAAVPVVDLRYYSTLEIKLSATREEIKKSYRRLALPWHPDKRPAADLDATEMFQKINNAHEVLSNDTSRAQYDQSVHSRLQQIESTRLNGTAKLLSYQRRQ, from the exons ATGTCCCGAGCTGCAGTTCCCGTTGTCGACTTGCGTTACTACTCCACCCTAGAGATCAAACTCTCTGCTACCAgagaggagatcaagaagtCGTACAGGCGGCTTGCGCTCCCTTGGCATCCGGACAAGCGCCCAGCTGCTGACCTTGATGCGACTGAAATGTTTCAGAAA ATCAACAACGCCCATGAGGTCCTTTCTAATGATACCTCGCGAGCCCAATATGATCAATCGGTCCACAGTCGCCTACAGCAAATCGAGAGCACCAGGCTGAATGGCACCGCCAAGTTGCTCTCATACCAGCGAAGACAGTGA
- a CDS encoding uncharacterized protein (EggNog:ENOG503P2PE; COG:S): protein MADVKTAAGSSNGKPAIRRGRREKPWPVEKQKKLLRLYVCTQSEKLPLVRILERLKDGTFDPRQRNTHKHLKNLLPDRRIDDWRPRDMTTMLVRVRFLRSVREERRMRNRRARQRLEAARSRSFPDPMTASVFSDAQTGFYAEGSDTSVTIKQSDSPDSSPLAIASASSADSPDTSDTYMRDKSPSRASSLTPSAKRRSWASVLSSISSGISSLARSSSSASSRRINLNNMGANTALSKMTREEFLASLQDKPRKPFKGTKATNGLFKPKYSTVNPTTEELNKALLDMCCSNYYNDEDRTGAVCVHERLSRAIDAQATENSAFTNFSVTDEEANMVDKYGNSLLHVAARWGARVSLLLLIIRHTDDLQMVNQRGETFLHVYAPPSQPRLRPVSFLNLIRVLRSRGFDFCLRDGEKHTFLHHIVAKEEFPIETLYYVFREVGHGAARFLVASKAADGERLWHSVRRNLERTAPKLARIFGDEVEFIRRYLPEFSDSKAPSTGDNSTCGSDSLYSLPHHHQEVMTMNDPNDSSAQHVRRSPIMKLLRRAAAGRTGFADTDLNKKLESIFETASKAPDFELHAFLAKRDTEGNTALHYASEFGIVTAVQFLCGKGANVNVFNNCGNTPLQLVKYAIQRTDVRSDIHMEARYLRCAVLLLEQGAFDQSKLVSERSIIFPYANVFDGSERSIQNLVKQGVANQCKGLHLLTSSTKHHGLYYGLEGHDHGHCHGHGGGGTSFGWADHGRLLDGLMGRRSGSGRGRKRAPSPLGAGGGPIGGEAGPEGMNLTFQTSVLSSC from the exons ATGGCCGACGTCAAGACGGCTgctggcagcagcaatggGAAACCGGCCATCCGACGAGGGCGCCGCGAAAAGCCATGGCCGGTcgaaaagcaaaagaaattGTTGCGCCTCTATGTCTGTACACAAAGCGAAAAATTACCACTCGTTCGCATCCTTGAGCGCCTCAAAGATGGCACGTTTGATCCCAG GCAGCGCAACACTCACAAGCACCTCAAAAACTTGCTACCAGATCGCCGAATCGATGATTGGAGGCCCAGAGACATGACCACCATGCTCGTCAGAGTTCGTTTCCTGAGGTCGGTTCGGGAGGAGCGGCGGATGAGGAACAGGAGGGCCCGCCAACGGCTAGAAGCAGCGCGATCACGCAGCTTTCCCGATCCCATGACTGCCTCAGTGTTCTCTGACGCGCAGACCGGGTTTTACGCCGAGGGCTCGGATACCAGCGTCACCATCAAACAGTCCGACTCGCCCGACTCATCGCCGTTGGCGATTGCCAGCGCCAGCTCAGCCGACTCCCCAGACACCTCCGATACCTACATGCGAGACAAGTCGCCGTCACGCGCATCGTCACTCACGCCATCGGCCAAACGAAGATCATGGGCATCGGTTCTTTCCAGCATCTCGTCAGGCATATCGAGTCTGGCCCGCTCGTCCTCTTCAGCGTCGTCGAGGCGCATCAACCTGAACAACATGGGGGCCAACACAGCGCTGAGCAAGATGACACGGGAGGAGTTTCTGGCCTCACTTCAAGACAAGCCCCGCAAGCCGTTCAAGGGAACCAAGGCCACCAACGGTCTCTTCAAGCCGAAATACTCGACAGTAAACCCAACCACGGAAGAACTCAACAAGGCCCTGCTTGACATGTGCTGTTCTAATTATTACAATGACGAGGACAGGACAGGCGCCGTGTGTGTTCACGAGCGGTTATCAAGGGCCATTGACGCACAAGCAACCGAGAACTCGGCGTTTACCAACTTCTCGGTAACAGATGAAGAGGCTAACATGGTGGACAAGTATGGCAACTCGCTACTTCATGTGGCTGCGCGGTGGGGTGCGCGTGTTTCGCTATTGCTACTGATCATTAGGCATACGGACGATCTTCAGATGGTCAACCAACGGGGAGAAACATTTCTTCATGTCTACGCTCCACCAAGCCAACCCAGACTTAGACCGGTGTCTTTCCTGAACCTCATACGTGTCTTGCGGTCCAGGGGATTTGACTTTTGTCTTCGAGACGGCGAGAAGCACACATTCCTGCACCACATTGTCGCCAAGGAGGAGTTCCCGATCGAAACATTGTATTACGTATTTCGCGAAGTTGGACACGGTGCTGCTCGGTTTTTGGTTGCCAGCAAGGCGGCAGATGGAGAGAGGCTATGGCACAGCGTGAGGCGGAATCTGGAGAGGACGGCCCCTAAATTAGCCAGAATATTTGGCGACGAAGTCGAGTTCATTCGTCGGTACCTCCCCGAATTCTCCGACTCAAAGGCCCCATCGACGGGCGACAACTCGACTTGCGGATCCGACAGTCTCTACTCGctaccccaccaccaccaagaagtCATGACTATGAATGACCCCAACGATAGTTCAGCCCAGCACGTCCGTAGATCACCGATTATGAAGCTTTTGCGCCGGGCTGCTGCGGGAAGAACGGGTTTTGCCGACACAGACTTGAACAAGAAACTAGAGTCCATATTCGAGACGGCCTCGAAGGCGCCAGACTTTGAACTTCACGCCTTCCTTGCGAAACGGGATACAGAGGGCAACACAGCACTCCACTACGCATCCGAGTTCGGCATTGTGACCGCCGTCCAGTTCCTTTGTGGAAAAGGTGCCAATGTTAACGTGTTCAACAACTGCGGCAACACTCCTCTCCAGCTGGTCAAATACGCCATCCAGAGAACCGATGTCCGATCCGACATCCACATGGAAGCTCGCTATCTCCGTTGCGccgtgttgttgctggagcaAGGGGCCTTTGATCAGAGCAAACTCGTCAGCGAGAGGagcatcatcttcccctATGCCAATGTTTTTGATGGGAGTGAGAGGTCAATCCAGAACCTTGTCAAACAGGGCGTTGCAAATCAGTGCAAGGGTTTGCATTTATTAACGAGCAGCACCAAGCATCACGGGCTGTACTACGGCTTGGAGGGACACGACCACGGACATTGTCATGgccatggaggaggcgggacaTCGTTTGGCTGGGCAGATCACGGCCGGCTGTTGGATGGCTTGATGGGAAGAAGATCTGGCTCAGGAAGGGGCAGGAAACGGGCTCCAAGTCCTTTGGGTGCAGGAGGTGGCCCCAtaggaggagaggcaggcCCAGAGGGCATGAACTTGACTTTCCAGACGTCAGTTCTGAGCAGTTGTTGA
- a CDS encoding uncharacterized protein (EggNog:ENOG503NUA9; COG:S): MSDSPAKPAANSGSGSAAAFGKPPESPTASKDVTSPGDLQQGPADEPDHPHLEIDHDEGAEDNYDADSAYVSLDGSSRTGSITSSITNYVYENGRRYHAYRSGQYVLPNDEDEQERLDLQHHIWLLLLHGSLYTAPLNVPDESDSGSDYRILDLGCGTGIWAMDIADQHPRASVFGVDLSPIQPEWVPGNCRFHVDDYEDEWTYRPDEAFDYIHGRALGGTVADWGRFYRQVRTHLKPGGYCEMQEYDAWIFSDDDSFDRAPWTKEWVTKLDDASKMFGKQINVANRHKQWMIDAGFEDVQEKVIRIPIGPWAKDPHLKELGRFEQLHMQMSVASHTPALFTRVHSYTEQQCQVLIEGVKREFRSRDLRLITIYRFISGRSPGPPPPEL; this comes from the exons ATGTCTGATAGCCCCGCCAAACCCGCTGCTAATAGCGGGTCTGGCTCTGCCGCGGCCTTTGGGAAGCCGCCGGAGTCACCAACAGCATCAAAGGATGTGACAAGTCCAGGGGATTTGCAGCAAGGCCCTGCCGATGAACCagaccaccctcacctcgaAATCGAT CACGACGAGGGCGCCGAAGACAACTATGATGCCGACTCGGCTTACGTCTCCCTAGACGGCTCGTCCCGCACCGGATCCATCACCTCGTCCATCACAAACTATGTCTATGAGAACGGTCGTCGGTACCATGCCTATCGCTCGGGGCAGTATGTCTTGCCcaacgacgaggatgaacaAGAGCGCCTTGatctccaacaccacatTTGGCTTCTCCTACTCCATGGAAGCTTGTACACGGCGCCCTTGAATGTTCCAGACGAGTCGGATTCCGGCAGCGATTACAGGATCTTGGATCTCGGCTGCGGCACCGGTATTTGGGCTATGGATATTGCTGACCAGCACCCTCGTGCGTCTGTATTTGGCGTTGATTTGAGCCCCATTCAACCCGAATGGGTGCCCGGCAACTGCCGCTTCCACGTCGACGACTACGAAGACGAGTGGACGTACAGGCCAGACGAGGCGTTCGACTACATCCACGGGCGTGCCCTCGGCGGTACCGTTGCTGACTGGGGTCGATTCTATCGCCAGGTGAGGACGCACCTCAAGCCAGGCGGCTACTGTGAAATGCAAGAATACGATGCCTGGATCTtcagcgacgacgacagcttCGACAGGGCGCCTTGGACCAAGGAATGGGTAACCAAGCTGGATGATGCCAGCAAAATGTTTGGCAAGCAAATCAACGTGGCCAACCGCCACAAGCAATGGATGATCGATGCGGGCTTTGAAGACGTCCAGGAGAAGGTCATCAGG ATTCCCATTGGACCCTGGGCCAAGGACCCTCATCTGAAGGAGTTGGGCCGCTTCGAGCAACTGCACATGCAGATGTCGGTGGCCTCTCACACCCCTGCACTCTTCACCCGCGTGCATTCATACACCGAACAGCAGTGCCAGGTCCTGATTGAGGGCGTCAAGCGGGAGTTCCGCAGTAGAGATCTGAGACTGATCACCATCTACCGCTTCATCAGCGGCCGAAGCCctggcccccctcccccggaGCTCTGA
- a CDS encoding uncharacterized protein (COG:Q; EggNog:ENOG503P0D7), with translation MKVAVIGAGPSGLVTLTYLVSAHTFLGAEPIETLLFESEDTIGGTFQARTYEDAELVSSMQLTSFLDFRLRDDDPDFVSAERYVEYLHEYCDKFKLWSQIKLSTTVVSVKPNIKGKGHTITYSAKGTGKQKSWTCDAIAVCSGLHVTPNLPEIPGLEDHVPLVMHSSQFKSSSQFGTNKTVMMLGSGETGADIAYLAVTSPTKQVVMCHRSGFHFAPKRNLSPVLFSVLGGTPNSTLTVPSDNARASLFDTAYVHPLLRNSNALWTFYDRYVKGILWLNTGTSGGLDQIVREPSPEKNHVSKIFFNKSSKASPYISYPYRLNSKRSLVDRIRSGIIQSPVPSTNDRQIDLAPWPEAVSSDGEIHFQDNGRPEFQRVKDGNIKPDIVICCTGYKQTFPFLDRDHYPTAEEANMRNIWHDRDPTVGFIGFLRPSLGAIPPLAEMQAQLWILSIMVPERVPELRPEDEPHYRLLHGKDSRIRYGNDHESYVYQLALDMNSAVGLAEIVKRSWE, from the exons ATGAAGGTTGCAGTCATCGGAGCAGGTCCTTCAGGACTAGTTACTCTGACATATCTTGTTTCTGCTCACACTTTCCTCGGCGCTGAGCCCATTGAAACACTGTTATTCGAGAGCGAAGACACCATCGGCGGCACATTTCAAGCCAGGACCTATGAAGATGCCGAG CTTGTCAGTTCTATGCAGCTTACTTCCTTCTTAGACTTCCGTCTCCGTGACGACGACCCCGACTTCGTCTCTGCCGAGCGCTACGTCGAGTATCTCCACGAGTACTGTGACAAATTCAAGCTTTGGTCCCAAATCAAACTCTCCACCACTGTGGTATCGGTGAAGCCCAACATCAAAGGCAAGGGTCATACAATTACGTATTCAGCCAAAGGAACGGGGAAGCAAAAGAGTTGGACCTGTGATGCGATTGCAGTGTGCTCTGGCCTGCATGTCACCCCTAACCTGCCCGAAATCCCGGGGCTGGAGGACCATGTGCCCTTGGTGATGCATTCATCCCAGTTCAAATCCAGCTCACAGTTTGGAACTAATAAGACAGTCATGATGCTTGGAAGCGGCGAGACAGGAGCAGATATAGCGTACCTGGCCGTTACCTCACCCACCAAGCAGGTTGTGATGTGCCACCGCAGTGGCTTCCATTTTGCACCCAAG AGAAACCTCAGTCCCGTCTTGTTTTCTGTCCTTGGGGGTACACCCAATAGCACTCTAACAGTACCATCGGACAATGCCCGAGCAAGTCTCTTCGACACAGCCTATGTCCACCCTCTGTTGCGCAACTCCAATGCCCTATGGACATTCTACGACCGGTACGTCAAAGGAATACTGTGGCTGAACACCGGAACTTCAGGAGGTCTCGACCAGATTGTCAGAGAACCTTCCCCAGAGAAGAACCATGTTAGCAAAA ttttcttcaacaagagCAGCAAAGCATCTCCCTACATCTCGTACCCCTATCGTCTCAACTCCAAAAGAAGTCTTGTCGACCGCATCCGCTCCGGTATCATCCAGTCGCCCGTACCTTCCACCAATGATCGACAGATTGACTTGGCCCCTTGGCCCGAGGCAGTCTCCTCCGACGGAGAGATACACTTTCAAGACAATGGACGGCCGGAGTTTCAGAGGGTCAAAGACGGGAATATCAAGCCCGACATTGTCATCTGCTGTACAGGCTACAAGCAAACCTTTCCTTTTCTAGACAGAGATCACTACCCCACGGCAGAAGAGGCCAACATGAGAAATATCTGGCACGACAGAGACCCAACAGTGGGATTCATTGGGTTCTTGAGACCAAGTCTAGGGGCGATCCCGCCGTTGGCGGAGATGCAGGCTCAGCTGTGGATTCTGAGCATCATGGTTCCAGAAAGGGTGCCTGAGTTGAGGCCGGAGGATGAGCCGCACTACAGGTTGTTACATGGCAAGGATAGCCGGATCAGATATGGTAACGATCATGAGAGCTATGTGTACCAGCTAGCATTGGATATGAACTCCGCAGTTGGGCTCGCAGAGATTGTCAAGAGGTCGTGGGAATGA
- a CDS encoding uncharacterized protein (EggNog:ENOG503PD8S) → MGFSLTSLLATASLALAIPHDFQIGERAPVSTIDIRYRHDKVTKKYALAVLDRDTHQVLARVCDKSIRSGAFSALPIHVDADGEAFGTITVGSRTHAIGHRSRQVDCWSMYSNHAATVTCHVSLRHLPALDFDALAHDTPAPPCFDNFPLVEQSDVDGTPSNVTQLELAQHEIGNEGLETVQAQDQLPSHPTLRARQGSILRCPPYREARLVGDGNPHQNYFHVQMTSKGRCTDGDCEISYETSETKTFSWTASASIAGWISGGFAVEKSHSFAENFNCVGKEGHDTNICVWQMIAHTAYTVQNYIVYPCSNNAVPDGDPFILWSPNANNVGSEYYCVRNTCRAGKGDNWWDKSPSRPGGPRDW, encoded by the exons ATGggcttctccctcacctccctcctcgctaCGGCGTCTTTGGCCCTCGCGATTCCACACGACTTCCAGATTGGAGAACGGGCCCCAGTCAGCACCATCGACATCCGATACCGACATGACAAAGTCACCAAAAAATACGCTCTCGCTGTCTTGGACAGAGATACACACCAAGTTCTTGCTCGTGTTTGCGATAAATCCATCAGATCGGGTGCCTTTTCGGCCCTGCCTATCCACGTTGATGCCGACGGTGAAGCCTTTGGGACCATCACTGTCGGATCTCGCACCCATGCAATCGGGCACCGCTCACGCCAAGTTGACTGCTGGAGCATGTACAGCAATCATGCCGCCACAGTGACCTGCCATGTGTCTCTCAGGCACTTGCCGGCACTGGATTTTGATGCGTTAGCTCACGACACACCGGCGCCACCCTGTTTCGACAACTTTCCCTTGGTAGAGCAAAGCGATGTGGATGGGACTCCCTCCAACGTCACCCAGCTCGAGCTTGCCCAACATGAAATTGGTAacgaggggttggagacTGTCCAGGCCCAGGACCAACTTCCGTCACACCCAACCTTGCGTGCCAGACAAGGTTCCATTCTCCGCTGCCCTCCTTACCGCGAGGCCAGACTGGTCGGCGATGGCAACCCCCATCAGAACTACTTTCATGTTCAAATGACG AGCAAAGGAAGATGCACCGACGGCGACTGCGAGATCAGCTACGAAACCTCGGAGACTAAAACCTTCTCATGGACAGCGTCAGCCTCCATTGCTGGCTGGATCTCTGGTGGATTTGCTGTCGAAAAGTCGCACTCGTTCGCAGAGAATTTCAATTGCGTCGGCAAGGAGGGGCATGACACGAATATCTGCGTGTGGCAGATGATCGCACACACAGCGTATACCGTCCAGAACTATATCGTATACCCCTGTTCTAATAATGCAGTCCCTGATGGAGACCCCTTCATTCTCTGGTCTCCCAACGCAAACAACGTTGGGAGCGAGTACTATTGCGTCAGGAACACATGCCGCGCAGGCAAAGGCGATAATTGGTGGGACAAAAGCCCAAGCAGGCCGGGAGGACCTCGCGACTGGTAA
- a CDS encoding uncharacterized protein (COG:G; COG:M; EggNog:ENOG503NZ8N) has protein sequence MANVQKKLIVVLGATGNQGGAVARRFLQDPQYAVRGLTRNVSSPAAQALRELGAEVVAAELDDVESLKKAFKGANLIFSVTQYWEPFFRPDCRAKAEELDITCRKYAYDVEVQQGKNIADAAATVVDTLVDNGFLVSTLSSARKCSKGKFQDLYHFDSKADVFPDYVVPKYPELAAKMSCIHTGFFTTSHNILPDSYFAKQSDGSFQMRFPCNPDKLVPQLDVNRDTGNFVYAVSQMPPGKAYMAGEYLSFRDWAAAWGRVTGATIEYKEVTIDEMVAETPDKACGLEVALMYSYSSDPGYDGGMELLTAEDIQKAGIDCPITTVEESLAKQDFSKYFSK, from the exons atgGCCAACGTTCAAAAAAAGCTCATCGTGGTGTTGGGTGCCACCGGTAACCAGGGCGGTGCCGTTGCCCGCCGTTTTCTCCAGGACCCGCAATACGCCGTTCGCGGCTTGACCCGCAATGTCTCGTCGCCCGCAGCACAGGCCCTCAGGGAGCTCGGGGCCGAAGTGGTGGCGGCCGAGCTGGACGACGTCGAATCTCTCAAGAAGGCCTTCAAGGGCGCCAACCTCATTTTCAGCGTGACACAGTACTGGGAGCCCTTCTTCCGCCCTGACTGCCGGGccaaggcggaggagctcGACATCACCTGCCGCAAGTACGCCTATGATGTTGAGGTCCAGCAGGGCAAAAACATTGCCGACGCTGCGGCCACTGTGGTTGACACTCTGGTGGATAACGGCTTCCTGGTATCGACCCTGAGCAGCGCGCGGAAGTGCAGCAAGGGCAAGTTCCAGGACCTATACCACTTTGACTCCAAGGCCGATGTGTTCCCCGACTATGTTGTTCCCAAGTATCCCGAGTTGGCGGCCAAGATGTCGTGTATTCACACcggcttcttcaccaccagtCACAATATCCTGCCCGACTCCTATTTTGCCAAG CAATCCGACGGGAGCTTCCAGATGCGCTTCCCCTGTAACCCAGACAAGCTGGTTCCCCAGCTGGACGTGAACCGTGACACTGGCAACTTTGTGTATGCCGTCTCCCAGATGCCGCCTGGAAAGGCCTACATGGCTGGGGAGTATCTGAGCTTCAGGGATTGGGCGGCTGCGTGGGGTCGGGTAACTGGGGCCACCATCGAGTATAAGGAGGTAACGATTGACGAGATGGTGGCCGAGACTCCTGACAAGGCCTGTGGACTGGAGGTTGCTCTCATGTATTCGTATTCGTCCGATCCGGGGTAcgatggtgggatggagcTGTTGACAGCTGAAGATATCCAAAAG GCGGGCATCGATTGCCCGATCACGACGGTGGAGGAATCTCTGGCAAAGCAGGACTTTTCCAAGTATTTCAGCAAATAA
- a CDS encoding uncharacterized protein (COG:S; EggNog:ENOG503P5N3), translated as MRSSTISVLLGAASMVAAIQITSPSKNDVVDLSAGVKVEWSTVNTDPDSAHLFLVNMASGHTPYNKDLGEVDLSTGSIVITEKDVPEDGAFQFNFQSVKQNNMGILAQSEQFENKKEEGKDKDETTTKATTTTGGAKTTLTTATTAATAATTTGADSEDTDDEETETSSTSTGTSTGTAAAASGTSSETPESGAAGLAVKGTMLALVAGVLAVVA; from the coding sequence ATGCGCTCCTCCACCATTtccgtcctcctcggcgctgCCTCCATGGTCGCTGCCATCCAGatcacctccccttccaagAACGACGTTGTCGACCTCTCGGCCGGCGTCAAGGTCGAGTGGTCCACCGTCAACACCGACCCTGACTCGgcccacctcttcctcgtcaacatGGCCTCGGGCCACACCCCCTATAACAAGGACCTCGGTGAGGTCGACCTCTCGACCGGCTCCATCGTGATCACCGAGAAGGACGTCCCCGAGGACGGCGCCTTCCAGTTCAACTTCCAGAGCGTCAAGCAGAACAACATGGGCATCCTCGCCCAGAGCGAGCAGTTtgagaacaagaaggaggagggcaaggacaaggacgagaccaccaccaaggccaccaccaccacaggaGGTGCCAAGACCACCTTgaccactgccaccaccgctgctACCGCCGCTACCACCACTGGCGCCGATTCCGAGGAcaccgacgatgaggagACTGAGACCAGCAGCACTTCTACTGGCACCTCCACCGGtaccgctgctgctgcttctggcACTTCTTCGGAGACCCCTGAGAGCGGTGCTGCTGGTCTTGCTGTCAAGGGCACCATGCTCGCCCTCGTTGCTGGTGTCTTAGCTGTCGTTGCCTAA
- a CDS encoding uncharacterized protein (COG:O; EggNog:ENOG503Q4W4), with the protein MSSPNKRLQHYNMLGVRPDATSADVKKAYHRMARLRHPDKHGNSAAATADFQELQQAYEILSDPKARHTYDQTIATKLLRTEQARRKYAELLDRVQRDSARVQPTVDYKRRLFEAFTFRLKQKQRAYDVAQRRIIDAKAFVVISDDDSDEPAQPPQSDTQHASTGEMPPQTVQDLALAKRDHQKATADMRDAETNWKRLKEEVDVLLDKVWSSEKECAELEKEHNPRWQDSQTAQILSQLSFHGGPQTMSQGRPSQYEASQYPPNPSPTTPPPRSHRQRSSEALPTFSPRPSYSSTRPPPGQEQHYQRARSFSFHGSNFRHPSPPQPPWQHHQRPMATPHPFGAMETEIKILRTFLAEKNRIVNSLLQKNLALEDEVQRLRRMLDQANNSLVHKNGDVEPTTRKKRGRPRNDTRDSDNTDGRGPKAARTG; encoded by the exons ATGTCTTCACCAAACAAAAGACTCCAGCATTACAACATGCTTGGAGTTCGCCCAGATGCGACTTCTGCTGACGTCAAGAAGGCATACCATCGAATGGCTCGCCTGAGGCATCCCGACAAGCATGGCAACTCTGCCGCTGCCACAGCGGACTTTCAGGAG TTGCAGCAAGCCTACGAGATTCTCTCTGACCCCAAAGCAAGGCATACTTACGACCAGACCATCGCCACCAAGCTGTTGAGGACAGAGCAGGCGCGGCGCAAGTATGCCGAGCTCCTTGATCGTGTACAACGGGATTCGGCAAGGGTACAGCCCACTGTCGACTACAAACGGCGGCTCTTTGAAGCGTTCACCTTTCGGCTGAAACAAAAGCAACGGGCCTACGATGTTGCACAACGGCGTATCATCGACGCGAAGGCTTTTGTTGTCATCAGCGATGATGACAGCGACGAGCCagcccaacctcctcaaagtGATACCCAACATGCTTCGACAGGCGAGATGCCCCCTCAAACTGTCCAAGATCTCGCTCTTGCCAAGCGAGACCACCAAAAGGCGACTGCGGACATGCGAGACGCTGAAACCAACTGGAAAAGactgaaggaggaggtggacgtcCTTTTGGACAAGGTTTGGAGCTCAGAGAAGGAATGCGcagagctggaaaaggaacACAACCCCCGCTGGCAGGACAGTCAAACAGCACAGATACTAAGCCAGCTTTCTTTTCATGGTGGTCCTCAAACTATGTCACAAGGGCGTCCGTCGCAGTATGAAGCTTCTCAGTATCCTCCAAACCCATCGCCCACCACGCCGCCACCACGCTCACATCGACAGAGGTCATCCGAAGCCCTACCGACCTTCTCTCCTCGTCCATCCTACAGCTCTACTAGGCCACCGCCAGGCCAGGAACAGCACTATCAGCGGGCGAGATCTTTTTCATTTCATGGATCAAACTTCCGACACCCTTCGCCTCCCCAGCCACCTtggcaacatcaccagcgGCCGATGGCAACTCCCCACCCTTTCGGGGCGATGGAAACTGAGATCAAGATACTGAGGACGTTTCTCGCGGAGAAGAACAGGATTGTGAACAGTCTACTTCAGAAGAACCTTGCtctggaggatgaggtccaACGGCTGAGGCGCATGTTGGACCAAGCGAACAACTCACTAGTGCACAAAAATGGCGACGTGGAACCGACAaccaggaagaagaggggaaggCCGAGGAATGATACTCGCGATTCTGATAACACTGATGGCAGAGGGCCTAAGGCTGCCAGGACGGGTTGA